A single Anatilimnocola floriformis DNA region contains:
- a CDS encoding sugar phosphate isomerase/epimerase family protein: MSSPWPLGVFTSVDAGLGVKLEVARDLGVPTIQIHAPHEATRTQAAADAFLKKLAEYNITLTCVFCGFEGESYADIPTVSRTVGLVPPETRVARTKETKEIADFAKLLGCQTIGMHIGFVPHDKNDPLYAEIIAITREVCDYIAKNNQQLNLETGQESADGLLQFIGDVQRDNLFINFDPANMILYGNGEPIAALRKVGKYVRSVHCKDGKWAKNPGQEWGQEVALGQGDVGMENYLRTLQEIGYTGPLTIEREIPQDPVRQKAEIGGALELLAGLKKKILG; encoded by the coding sequence ATGTCATCCCCCTGGCCTCTCGGTGTTTTCACCAGCGTCGACGCTGGCCTCGGCGTGAAATTGGAAGTGGCGCGCGATTTGGGCGTGCCAACGATTCAGATTCACGCGCCGCATGAAGCGACCCGCACGCAAGCCGCCGCCGATGCCTTTCTGAAGAAGCTCGCCGAGTACAACATCACGCTGACGTGCGTCTTCTGCGGCTTTGAAGGTGAAAGCTACGCCGATATTCCGACTGTCTCGCGCACGGTCGGCCTCGTGCCGCCGGAAACGCGGGTCGCGCGCACCAAGGAAACCAAAGAGATCGCCGATTTCGCTAAGTTGCTCGGCTGCCAGACCATCGGCATGCACATTGGCTTCGTGCCGCACGACAAAAACGATCCGCTGTACGCGGAAATCATCGCCATCACTCGCGAGGTCTGCGATTACATCGCCAAAAACAATCAGCAGTTGAATCTCGAGACCGGACAAGAGTCAGCCGACGGCCTGCTGCAGTTCATCGGCGATGTACAGCGCGACAACCTGTTCATCAACTTCGATCCCGCCAACATGATCCTTTACGGCAACGGCGAACCGATCGCCGCGCTCCGCAAGGTCGGCAAGTACGTCCGCAGCGTCCACTGCAAGGACGGCAAATGGGCGAAGAACCCCGGCCAGGAATGGGGCCAGGAAGTCGCCCTCGGCCAGGGCGACGTCGGCATGGAGAACTACCTCCGCACGCTGCAAGAAATCGGCTACACCGGCCCGTTGACCATCGAGCGCGAAATCCCGCAGGATCCGGTTCGTCAAAAAGCCGAAATCGGCGGTGCGCTGGAACTGCTCGCCGGGCTGAAGAAGAAAATTCTCGGATAG
- a CDS encoding ABC transporter ATP-binding protein, protein MIKTVALTKKYDEAYAIQDINLDLQAGDLFGFIGPNGAGKTTTMKILSTLLQPSSGEAYVCGHSVLNKPEEIRRLVGYMPDFFGVYDDMKVIEYLEFFAAAYRISGSERRRVCNDKLDLVDLDFKRDAYANTLSRGQTQRLGLARVLLHEPQVLLLDEPLSGLDPRARIEMRAVLRRLGQQGKTIMVSSHILPELADMCNKVGIIDRGVMGFSGTVEEAIQRVRPRIVLHVELIGDLPTAANLLSKHPLVASVDQEPARLVVTLNEGVKDYTELSTLLVHSGYPIKLFREEEVNLESAFMLLTKGLGVRT, encoded by the coding sequence ATGATCAAAACCGTCGCCCTGACGAAAAAATACGACGAAGCGTATGCGATTCAGGACATCAACCTGGACCTGCAAGCCGGCGATCTATTCGGCTTTATCGGCCCCAACGGCGCCGGCAAAACGACGACGATGAAAATCCTCTCGACGCTCCTCCAGCCGTCGTCGGGCGAAGCGTATGTCTGCGGCCACTCGGTCCTCAACAAGCCGGAAGAGATTCGCCGCCTGGTCGGTTACATGCCCGATTTCTTCGGCGTGTATGACGACATGAAGGTGATCGAGTACCTCGAATTTTTCGCTGCCGCGTATCGCATTTCTGGTTCCGAGCGCCGCCGCGTTTGCAACGACAAGCTCGACCTGGTCGATCTCGATTTCAAGCGCGATGCCTACGCCAACACCCTCTCGCGCGGCCAAACGCAGCGCCTCGGCCTGGCCCGCGTGCTGCTGCACGAACCGCAAGTTTTGCTGCTCGATGAGCCGCTGAGCGGTCTTGATCCGCGAGCCCGCATCGAGATGCGAGCCGTCCTCCGCCGCCTCGGCCAGCAGGGCAAAACGATCATGGTCAGCAGCCACATTCTGCCCGAGTTGGCCGACATGTGTAACAAGGTCGGCATCATCGACCGCGGCGTGATGGGTTTCAGCGGCACGGTCGAAGAGGCGATTCAACGCGTCCGCCCGCGCATCGTGCTGCACGTCGAGCTCATCGGCGATCTGCCCACGGCGGCCAATCTGCTGAGCAAACATCCACTCGTCGCGAGCGTCGACCAAGAGCCCGCGCGACTCGTCGTCACCCTGAATGAAGGGGTGAAGGACTATACCGAACTCTCCACATTGCTGGTCCACAGCGGCTATCCTATAAAACTCTTCCGCGAGGAAGAGGTGAACTTGGAGTCGGCATTCATGCTGCTAACCAAGGGGCTGGGCGTGAGGACTTGA
- a CDS encoding polysaccharide pyruvyl transferase family protein, with product MQRRDFLLSTAATLAAAQSSQLFAQDKEIPEKDKPKKQPQIVLRSSWQTVNIGDIGHTPGVLTLLEKYFPEAEVRLWPSSIADGVEALLLKRFPTLTFVKTPADVKRCFDECDFLLHGSGASFVAQKDVARWHTETKKPFGIFGITHSPVVSDQGKELLNAAKFIYFRDTVSLAAVKKAGVTAPVMEFGPDGAFAVDLRNEAAADKFLKEHELERGKFMCCIPRLRWTPYWLIKKDRAFDDKKHARNEEMKEHDHAALRDAITTLVRETDMKVLLCPEDMTHMAVGKEMIFDKLPAEVQNRVVWRENYWLTDEALSTYLRSAGLFGNEMHSPIMCIGNGVPAIVCRFDEQTSKGLMWRDIGLGDWLFNHDEDEAHKGLSAAVLEIAKNPAAAKAKAEKAGALVKEKQRAMVETLKKVF from the coding sequence ATGCAACGCCGCGACTTTCTCCTCTCTACCGCCGCTACTTTGGCCGCGGCACAATCGTCACAGCTGTTCGCCCAGGACAAGGAAATCCCAGAAAAAGACAAGCCGAAGAAGCAGCCGCAGATCGTGCTGCGGTCTTCCTGGCAAACCGTGAACATCGGCGACATCGGCCACACGCCGGGCGTCCTCACGCTGCTGGAAAAATACTTTCCCGAAGCCGAAGTCCGCCTCTGGCCCAGCAGCATTGCCGATGGTGTGGAAGCGCTGCTGCTGAAGCGTTTTCCCACGCTCACGTTTGTCAAAACTCCCGCCGATGTGAAGCGCTGCTTCGACGAGTGCGACTTTTTGTTGCATGGCAGCGGCGCGTCGTTCGTCGCCCAAAAAGATGTTGCTCGCTGGCACACCGAAACCAAGAAGCCGTTCGGCATCTTCGGCATCACGCACAGCCCGGTCGTTAGCGACCAGGGAAAAGAACTACTGAACGCGGCGAAGTTTATTTACTTTCGCGACACCGTCTCGCTGGCCGCGGTGAAGAAAGCGGGCGTGACCGCGCCAGTGATGGAGTTCGGCCCCGATGGCGCGTTTGCCGTCGATCTGCGCAACGAAGCCGCAGCCGATAAGTTCCTCAAGGAGCACGAACTCGAGCGCGGCAAATTCATGTGCTGCATTCCACGCCTCCGCTGGACGCCGTATTGGCTGATCAAAAAGGATCGAGCCTTCGACGACAAGAAACACGCTCGCAATGAGGAGATGAAGGAGCACGACCACGCCGCTCTTCGCGATGCGATTACGACGCTCGTCCGCGAGACCGATATGAAGGTCCTCCTGTGCCCCGAAGACATGACTCACATGGCCGTCGGCAAGGAAATGATTTTCGACAAGCTGCCCGCCGAGGTGCAGAATCGCGTCGTTTGGCGCGAAAACTATTGGCTGACCGACGAAGCCCTCAGCACCTATCTGCGCAGCGCCGGCCTCTTCGGCAACGAGATGCACAGCCCCATCATGTGCATCGGCAACGGGGTGCCGGCCATCGTCTGCCGCTTCGACGAGCAAACCAGCAAAGGCCTGATGTGGCGCGACATCGGCCTCGGCGACTGGCTGTTCAACCACGACGAAGACGAAGCCCACAAAGGCCTCTCGGCCGCGGTTCTCGAGATCGCAAAGAACCCCGCCGCGGCCAAAGCGAAAGCTGAGAAAGCCGGGGCGCTGGTGAAAGAGAAACAGCGGGCGATGGTGGAGACGCTGAAGAAAGTCTTCTAG
- the asnB gene encoding asparagine synthase (glutamine-hydrolyzing) encodes MCGIAGGIWTRPELAIEPDTLARMTTAIRHRGPDDQGLYQESYRLRPPYEAQPGIALGHRRLSIIDVACGHQPLANENDTVWTVFNGEIYNFADLRRRLEGSGHRFRTNSDTETIVHLYEDEGPACFEHMAGMFSIAIWDSVRRRLVLGRDRLGKKPLVYRAEPGRLIFASELKSLLQVPGVPRDIDHSAIDEYLTYQYVPHPNTIFKGFKKLTPGHFLVWQDDEVTIKPYWQPDFSCEQLTTERQAVERVRELLTDAVKTRLQSEVPLGAFLSGGVDSSLIVALMQQQSSTPVKTFTIGFPEKEYDESAYAERVAKHLGTEHQTLRVDPDAVKILPKLAFHYDEPFADSSAVPTWYVSQLTREHVTVALSGDGGDELFAGYSRYRAVSLGGWFDRWPMFRSLFGAGLWQLLPASGRQKSKVRQFKRFSSSLNLPAERRYLDWISIFNEGRRGELYNEDFVSHLPNCDPAGFLLSAWKRTKGRDPISAASLTDLVTYLPCDLMTKVDIASMAHGLEVRAPFLDHRLVEFAATLPVKFKYRKRRGKYLLQKAFGHLLPREVWQRPKMGFGVPLDHWFRNELNPLLRESLLDGQCVQRWFRREAVEELIKAHEARTFDHSARLWALLMLELWLKEWGQGAPRESDAVPQSVAMK; translated from the coding sequence ATGTGCGGCATTGCGGGAGGGATTTGGACTCGGCCGGAGCTCGCTATCGAGCCGGACACTCTTGCGCGCATGACAACGGCGATCCGCCATCGTGGGCCTGATGATCAGGGGCTGTATCAAGAGAGCTATCGCTTGCGCCCGCCGTACGAAGCCCAGCCAGGGATCGCGCTCGGGCATCGGCGGTTGTCGATCATCGACGTGGCGTGCGGGCATCAGCCGCTGGCGAATGAGAATGACACTGTCTGGACGGTGTTCAACGGTGAGATTTATAACTTCGCCGATCTGCGGCGGCGGCTCGAAGGGTCGGGGCATCGCTTTCGGACGAACAGCGACACCGAGACGATCGTCCATCTGTATGAGGACGAAGGGCCGGCCTGCTTCGAGCACATGGCGGGGATGTTTTCGATCGCCATTTGGGACAGCGTGCGGCGGCGTCTCGTTCTCGGTCGCGATCGACTCGGGAAGAAGCCGCTCGTCTATCGCGCGGAGCCCGGCCGGCTGATCTTTGCCAGTGAATTGAAGAGTCTGTTGCAAGTGCCCGGCGTGCCGCGCGACATCGATCACTCGGCCATCGATGAGTATCTGACCTATCAATACGTGCCGCATCCGAACACAATTTTCAAGGGCTTTAAAAAACTGACGCCGGGGCACTTTCTCGTCTGGCAGGATGATGAAGTCACGATCAAGCCGTACTGGCAGCCTGATTTTTCCTGCGAGCAGCTGACGACCGAGCGGCAAGCCGTCGAGCGCGTGCGCGAGCTCTTAACCGATGCGGTGAAGACTCGGCTGCAGAGCGAAGTGCCGCTCGGGGCGTTTCTTTCCGGCGGTGTCGATTCGTCGCTGATCGTCGCGCTGATGCAACAGCAGAGCAGCACGCCGGTGAAAACCTTCACCATCGGTTTTCCGGAGAAGGAATACGACGAGTCGGCCTATGCCGAACGCGTGGCGAAGCATTTGGGGACGGAGCATCAAACGCTGCGGGTCGATCCCGATGCGGTGAAGATCCTGCCGAAGCTCGCGTTTCATTACGACGAGCCGTTTGCCGATAGCAGCGCGGTGCCGACCTGGTATGTGTCGCAACTGACGCGCGAGCATGTAACCGTGGCGCTGAGTGGCGATGGCGGCGATGAACTCTTTGCGGGCTACTCGCGTTATCGCGCCGTTTCGCTTGGCGGTTGGTTCGATCGCTGGCCCATGTTCCGCAGTTTGTTTGGCGCGGGGCTGTGGCAGTTGCTGCCTGCATCAGGCCGGCAGAAATCGAAGGTGCGGCAGTTCAAGCGGTTCTCGAGCAGTTTGAATTTGCCCGCCGAGCGCCGTTATCTCGATTGGATTTCGATTTTCAACGAAGGCCGCCGCGGCGAACTTTATAACGAGGATTTTGTCTCTCACTTGCCGAACTGCGATCCGGCCGGCTTCCTGCTGAGTGCCTGGAAACGGACGAAAGGCCGCGATCCGATTTCGGCTGCTTCGCTGACCGATCTCGTGACATATTTGCCCTGCGACTTGATGACGAAAGTTGACATCGCCTCGATGGCGCATGGGCTCGAAGTGCGCGCGCCGTTTTTGGATCATCGACTGGTGGAATTCGCCGCGACGTTGCCGGTGAAGTTCAAATATCGGAAGCGGCGCGGCAAATATCTGCTGCAAAAAGCGTTCGGCCATTTGCTGCCGCGTGAAGTCTGGCAACGGCCGAAGATGGGCTTCGGTGTGCCTCTCGATCATTGGTTTCGGAACGAACTGAATCCGCTGTTGCGCGAAAGCTTGCTCGACGGCCAATGTGTGCAGCGGTGGTTCCGCCGCGAGGCTGTCGAGGAATTAATCAAGGCGCACGAAGCGCGGACGTTCGACCACAGTGCGCGGTTATGGGCGCTGCTGATGCTGGAGTTGTGGCTGAAGGAATGGGGGCAGGGAGCGCCGCGGGAGAGTGATGCCGTGCCGCAGTCTGTAGCGATGAAGTGA
- the glgC gene encoding glucose-1-phosphate adenylyltransferase, producing MRASNCSTQAKDQDMKNILTVILAGGKGTRLEPLTRDRAKPAVPFGGLYRIIDFTLSNCINSHFRKVLLLTQYKAMSLDRHINLGWRHYFNREMGEFIDVVPPQQRIDEQWYQGTADAVYQNIYVLEKERPEYVVILAGDHIYKMNYESMVRYHQEMKADLTVGVLRVSPQEGTQFGIVQVDTENKIMGFQEKPANPQTIPGDDKHCLGSMGIYVFTARFLFEQLCRDATKAGSRHDFGRDIIPSIIDTHKVYAFPFRDENRKSDAYWRDVGTLDAYYEANMDLISVDPLLNLYDDTWPIRTFQANIPPPKFVFGSRGELDRCGRAVDSTVCQGTIISGGLVERSIVGPLCRVNSYSHVEDSILFEGVDIGRHSRVKRCIIDKGVKVPAGVEIGYDLDLDRRRGFTVSEGGVVVIAKDDGLEHMLQQGR from the coding sequence CTGCGTGCCAGCAACTGCAGCACTCAGGCGAAGGACCAGGACATGAAAAATATTCTCACCGTCATTCTTGCTGGCGGTAAGGGAACGCGTCTCGAACCACTCACCCGCGATCGGGCCAAGCCAGCCGTGCCGTTTGGCGGGCTGTATCGGATCATCGATTTCACGCTGTCGAATTGCATCAACAGCCACTTCCGCAAGGTGCTGCTCCTCACGCAATACAAGGCGATGAGTCTCGACCGGCACATCAACCTCGGTTGGCGTCACTATTTCAATCGCGAGATGGGCGAGTTCATCGATGTCGTGCCGCCGCAGCAGCGGATCGACGAGCAGTGGTACCAAGGGACTGCCGATGCCGTGTATCAAAATATCTATGTGCTCGAAAAAGAACGGCCTGAGTATGTGGTGATCCTCGCTGGCGATCACATTTACAAGATGAACTACGAGTCGATGGTGCGCTACCATCAGGAAATGAAAGCCGATCTGACGGTGGGCGTGCTGCGCGTCTCGCCGCAGGAAGGGACGCAGTTCGGCATTGTGCAGGTCGATACCGAAAACAAGATCATGGGCTTTCAGGAAAAGCCCGCCAATCCGCAGACGATCCCCGGCGACGACAAGCATTGCCTGGGCTCGATGGGCATTTACGTGTTCACGGCGCGGTTTCTGTTCGAGCAATTGTGCCGCGATGCGACCAAGGCCGGCAGCCGCCACGACTTCGGCCGCGACATCATTCCGTCGATCATCGACACGCACAAAGTCTACGCGTTTCCGTTCCGCGACGAGAACCGCAAGAGCGATGCCTATTGGCGCGATGTCGGTACGCTCGATGCCTACTACGAAGCCAACATGGATTTGATCTCGGTCGATCCGCTGCTAAACCTGTACGACGACACCTGGCCGATCCGGACTTTCCAGGCAAACATCCCGCCGCCGAAGTTCGTCTTCGGCAGCCGCGGCGAGCTCGATCGCTGCGGCCGGGCTGTCGATAGCACGGTCTGCCAAGGGACGATCATCTCGGGTGGTCTCGTCGAACGCTCGATCGTCGGCCCACTGTGCCGGGTGAACAGCTATTCGCACGTCGAAGACAGCATTCTCTTTGAAGGCGTCGACATCGGCCGTCATTCACGCGTGAAACGCTGCATCATCGACAAGGGCGTGAAGGTTCCCGCCGGCGTCGAAATCGGCTACGACCTCGACCTCGACCGCCGCCGCGGCTTCACCGTGAGCGAAGGTGGCGTCGTGGTGATTGCGAAGGACGATGGGCTGGAGCACATGCTGCAACAAGGGCGGTAG
- a CDS encoding DUF6368 family protein: protein MAGPAAAVLVNFAGQRYVPNWREILGRFASSWHEPNLCYVSDTQRFGGVYLGEARPFVGSVEELGEYGDPEAQREAIAAVSGRAFTHSIVIAAMRKDAVDHRILCELCIAIAESHEGLVDLGPLTAPFDELGLQQCIWQDVDAEYTTVLGTVAAARRWLAHDSFYMVK from the coding sequence ATGGCTGGTCCTGCCGCCGCCGTCTTGGTCAACTTTGCTGGCCAGCGCTATGTGCCGAATTGGCGCGAGATCCTCGGGCGGTTTGCCAGCAGTTGGCACGAGCCGAATCTTTGCTATGTAAGTGACACGCAGCGGTTCGGCGGTGTCTATCTGGGCGAAGCTCGGCCGTTCGTTGGAAGCGTTGAGGAACTTGGGGAGTATGGTGATCCCGAGGCCCAACGAGAAGCCATTGCTGCCGTGAGCGGGCGTGCCTTTACTCATTCCATCGTGATCGCTGCGATGCGCAAGGATGCAGTTGATCACAGGATCCTATGCGAGCTTTGCATCGCAATTGCTGAAAGTCATGAGGGCTTGGTGGACCTTGGCCCTCTCACCGCACCCTTCGACGAACTGGGTTTGCAGCAGTGCATTTGGCAGGATGTTGACGCCGAATATACCACCGTTTTAGGAACAGTGGCCGCCGCTCGTCGTTGGCTTGCTCACGATAGCTTTTACATGGTGAAGTAG